GTGCAGATAAGGCCGCCTCGGGATAACGGCGGATGCGCACCGAATCTTCTCCTTCGGTGATTTCAAGTTCCGCAATTCCGGATTCCTGGAGAAGTTCAATCAGTTTTTTGACTTTACGAATATCCATCGGGTTTACTCTGGTTGTTTTTCAGCCGCAGCGGCCAGGTGTTGGATCGCTGCCTGCAGCGCCAGGCGATAACTATGTGGCCCGAAACCGGCAATGACACCCAGCGCGATGTCGCTGAAAAAACTTTGTCGCCGGAACGGTTCCCGCGCTGCAGGGTTGCTCATGTGTACTTCGAAAAACGGTGTCCCCGTGGCCAGCAAGGCGTCGCGCAAAGCGATGGAGGTATGGGTAAACGCAGCCGGGTTGAACAGAATCAAATCGGTGCCATCGTCACCACAGCCATGGATCCTTTGCAACAACTCGTGCTCTGCATCACTTTGATAA
The nucleotide sequence above comes from Pseudomonadota bacterium. Encoded proteins:
- the aroQ gene encoding type II 3-dehydroquinate dehydratase encodes the protein MAQILLLNGPNLNLLGQREPHRYGERTLADIENELSGLAKEAGHSLGCYQSDAEHELLQRIHGCGDDGTDLILFNPAAFTHTSIALRDALLATGTPFFEVHMSNPAAREPFRRQSFFSDIALGVIAGFGPHSYRLALQAAIQHLAAAAEKQPE